A portion of the Ricinus communis isolate WT05 ecotype wild-type chromosome 10, ASM1957865v1, whole genome shotgun sequence genome contains these proteins:
- the LOC8287111 gene encoding malignant T-cell-amplified sequence 1 homolog: protein MFKKFSSDEVSSQNQVKASVQRKIRQSIADEYPGLEPVLDDLLPKKSPLIVAKCQNHLNLVMVNSVPLFFNIRDGPYMPTLRLLHQYPNIMKKLQVDRGAIKFVLAGANIMCPGLTSPGGALDEEVEAETPVAIMAEGKQHALAIGFTKMSAKDIKTINKGIGVDNMHYLNDGLWKTERLD, encoded by the exons ATGTTCAAAAA GTTTTCATCAGACGAAGTGTCTTCACAAAATCAAGTGAAAGCATCCGTGCAGAGGAAAATTCGACAGAGTATTGCTGATGAG TATCCAGGACTTGAGCCCGTGTTGGATGATTTGCTTCCAAAGAAGTCACCTTTAATTGTTGCTAAATG TCAAAATCATCTGAATCTTGTGATGGTGAACAGTGTTCCtctgttttttaatattcgtGATGGGCCATACATGCCTACTCTGCGTCTTCTCCACCAAT ATCCAAACATAATGAAAAAGTTACAGGTAGACAGGGGTGCAATAAAATTTGTACTTGCTGGTGCAAACATAATGTGTCCTGGACTTACATCTCCAGGCGGTGCTTTGGATGAGGAAGTGGAAGCAGAAACTCCTGTG GCCATAATGGCTGAAGGAAAGCAACATGCTCTTGCAATTGGCTTTACAAAAATGTCAGCAAAAGATAT AAAGACAATTAACAAGGGAATTGGAGTGGACAACATGCATTATCTCAATGATGGCCTTTGGAAG ACGGAGCGTCTAGATTGA
- the LOC107260769 gene encoding 60S ribosomal protein L18-2, whose protein sequence is MGIDLKAGGKSKKTKRTAPKSDDIYLKLLVKLYRFLVRRTGSKFNAVILKRLFMSKINKAPLSLSRLITFMKGKESKTAVVVGTVTDDIRVYEVPALKVTALKFTETARARIEKAGGECLTFDQLAMRAPLGQNTVLLRGPKNAREAVKHFGPAPGVPHSHTKPYVRSKGRKFERARGRRNSRGFRV, encoded by the exons ATg GGGATCGATCTGAAAGCAGGAGGTAAGAGCAAGAAGACCAAGCGTACAGCTCCTAAATCCGATGATATTTACCTTAAGCTTCTCGTCAAg CTATACCGATTTTTGGTAAGGAGAACCGGAAGCAAATTCAATGCAGTGATTTTGAAGAGGCTATTTATGAGCAAGATCAATAAGGCACCGCTTTCTCTTTCTAGGCTTATCACTTTCATGAAAGGAAAg GAGAGTAAGACTGCAGTGGTTGTTGGAACAGTGACAGATGATATTAGGGTTTATGAAGTTCCTGCTTTGAAAGTAACAGCATTGAAGTTTACAGAGACTGCACGAGCTAGGATTGAGAAGGCCGGAGGAGAGTGTCTTACATTTGACCAGCTTGCTATGAGAGCTCCTTTGGGACAGAACACG GTTCTCTTAAGAGGTCCAAAGAATGCTCGAGAAGCCGTGAAACACTTTGGCCCAGCTCCTGGTGTGCCTCACAGCCATACCAAACCATATGTGCGATCAAAGGGAAGGAAGTTTGAGAGAGCTAGAGGAAGGAGGAACAGCAGGGGTTTTAGGGTTTGA
- the LOC8287112 gene encoding epoxide hydrolase A: MEGIMHKTVNVNGIKMHIAEKGEGPVILFLHGFPELWYTWRHQILGLTSLGYRAVAPDLRGYGDSDAPTLCSSYTCHHIVGDLIALIDHLGVEQVFLVAHDWGAIMGWYLCLFRPDRVKAFVCLSVPFRPRNPKMKPVESMRLLFGDDYYVCRFQEPGEIEAEIARCGPAEVIKKILTDRKPGPSCLFKENAFGICPNNPITLPSWLTEEDVAYYAANFNQKGFTGALNYYRAMDLSWELTAPWTGDSVKVPVKFVVGDLDMVYTTPGIKEYVHGGGFRYYVPLLEEIVVMEEVGHFINQERPEEINKLIYEFIRNY; this comes from the exons atggAGGGGATTATGCACAAAACGGTGAATGTAAATGGCATAAAGATGCACATAGCTGAGAAAGGAGAAGGGCCAGTCATACTCTTTCTTCATGGATTTCCAGAGCTCTGGTACACTTGGCGCCATCAGATTCTGGGATTAACCTCGCTTGGATACCGAGCTGTTGCCCCAGATCTTAGAGGCTATGGCGACAGTGATGCTCCAACTTTATGCTCTAGCTACACCTGTCACCACATTGTTGGTGATCTTATAGCTCTAATTGATCATCTTGGAGTAGAGCAAGTTTTTCTTGTTGCACATGATTGGGGTGCTATTATGGGATGGTATTTGTGCTTGTTTAGGCCTGATAGAGTGAAGGCATTTGTTTGTCTAAGTGTTCCTTTCAGGCCGAGAAATCCGAAAATGAAACCTGTTGAAAGCATGCGACTTCTTTTTGGAGATGACTACTACGTTTGCAGATTTCAG GAACCGGGAGAAATTGAAGCTGAAATTGCACGTTGTGGCCCCGCAGAAGTAATCAAGAAAATTTTGACAGACCGAAAACCAGGCCCCTCTTGCTTGTTCAAAGAAAATGCATTTGGAATTTGTCCAAATAATCCAATAACCTTGCCCTCTTGGCTTACAGAAGAGGACGTTGCTTACTATGCAGCCAACTTTAACCAGAAAGGGTTTACTGGAGCTTTGAACTACTACAGAGCTATGGATTT GAGTTGGGAGCTGACAGCCCCATGGACTGGGGACTCGGTGAAAGTTCCAGTGAAGTTTGTGGTTGGGGATCTTGACATGGTATATACCACTCCAGGAATCAAGGAATATGTACATGGTGGTGGATTCAGGTATTACGTGCCATTGCTTGAAGAAATCGTTGTGATGGAAGAAGTTGGCCACTTCATCAATCAAGAAAGACCAGAGGAGATCAACAAACTTATCTATGAATTCATTAGGAACTACTGA
- the LOC8287113 gene encoding putative invertase inhibitor: MPQLPSLNFNHNPKTESISPFAFFTRKRKRKRKRNIRGKKCSETLTMPFPILFLVLLLAVPTHQTATSDLISKTCDQTLYKDYCKTVLGAAPESDVKDLPSLTKYALKMASLNGVKIHKKIDQISKSNKDEFIQQCLDDCSEIYQDAIDQVEDSTAAVDGKSYNDVNTWVTAAMTDSQTCEDAFKEQDGVKSPLTDDNTKFNQLCSIILTMSNLLAKI; this comes from the coding sequence ATGCCTCAATTACCATCCTTAAATTTTAACCATAACCCAAAAACAGAATCCATCTCTCCCTTTGCATtctttacaagaaaaagaaaaagaaaaagaaaaagaaacataagagGAAAAAAGTGTTCTGAAACGTTAACAATGCCTTTCCCAATCTTGTTCCTGGTCTTACTTCTTGCCGTTCCAACTCACCAAACAGCAACATCAGATTTAATAAGCAAAACATGTGACCAAACCTTATACAAGGACTACTGCAAAACTGTTCTAGGAGCAGCCCCAGAGAGTGACGTGAAAGATTTGCCAAGCCTAACAAAATATGCACTAAAGATGGCATCATTAAACGGGGTTAAAATACACAAGAAGATTGACCAAATCTCCAAGTCAAATAAAGATGAATTCATCCAGCAATGCCTAGACGATTGCTCTGAGATTTACCAAGATGCAATTGATCAAGTTGAAGACTCAACAGCAGCCGTGGATGGTAAATCTTATAATGATGTTAATACATGGGTGACTGCTGCCATGACAGACTCCCAAACATGCGAGGATGCATTCAAGGAACAAGATGGAGTTAAATCTCCATTAACTGATGATAACACAAAGTTTAACCAGCTTTGCAGCATTATTTTGACAATGTCCAATCTTTTGGCTAAAATTTAG